A single window of Chloroflexota bacterium DNA harbors:
- a CDS encoding histidine triad nucleotide-binding protein: protein MTANGTGLADAVADCLFCKIVAGGIPSDQVYADDAVFAFRDIAPQAPVHVLVVPRRHVSGLDGLRDDPDLAGRLLTAAATVARMEGVHASGYRVAVNHGRHGAQSVGHVHLHVLGGRQLQGELG, encoded by the coding sequence ATGACGGCAAATGGGACAGGTTTGGCAGACGCTGTCGCCGACTGTTTGTTCTGCAAGATCGTGGCGGGGGGCATCCCGTCGGATCAGGTCTATGCGGACGACGCGGTGTTCGCATTTCGCGACATCGCGCCCCAGGCCCCCGTGCACGTCCTGGTTGTGCCGCGTCGGCACGTGTCGGGTCTTGACGGCCTGCGGGACGATCCCGACCTGGCAGGACGCCTGCTCACCGCCGCCGCGACGGTGGCGCGGATGGAAGGCGTGCATGCGTCGGGCTATCGGGTGGCCGTGAATCACGGACGCCACGGGGCGCAGTCCGTGGGCCACGTGCACCTGCACGTGCTCGGTGGCCGGCAGCTTCAGGGGGAGCTTGGGTAG
- a CDS encoding 50S ribosomal protein L11 methyltransferase, with protein sequence MSQRWLEISVNVDPSDADDVRIELGRWVGPALAVEHSADDAHGQVTVRAYVADGPECQSTREALERALWHLGATGASTLRTPHVRWVRPEQYLNEWRAFYRPFTVGRCFVIAPSWTDAPDGDRQVIRLDPGMAFGTGLHPTTQLAVEVLEGAVGPGHDVIDVGTGSGVLAIVAALSGARRVRAVDTDADAVRTARANVAKNGCGDRVSVVQGRLPLHSCDAADIVVANIVADTHLRSLDHYRAAVRRDGRVILGGITSARSAEMQEAVAHHGLDVESVLCRDGWECLNLSVPPAGDS encoded by the coding sequence GTGAGCCAGCGCTGGCTCGAGATCTCGGTCAATGTCGATCCTTCGGACGCCGACGACGTGCGAATCGAGCTCGGTCGGTGGGTGGGACCGGCGCTGGCCGTGGAGCACTCGGCGGACGACGCGCATGGCCAGGTGACCGTACGGGCCTACGTCGCCGACGGTCCGGAGTGCCAGTCGACGCGTGAGGCCCTCGAGCGCGCGCTGTGGCATCTCGGCGCCACCGGCGCCTCGACCCTGCGAACGCCGCACGTCCGGTGGGTGCGACCCGAGCAATACCTGAACGAATGGCGAGCGTTCTACCGCCCGTTCACCGTCGGCCGCTGCTTCGTGATCGCGCCTTCGTGGACGGATGCGCCAGACGGAGACCGCCAGGTGATTCGGCTCGATCCCGGCATGGCGTTCGGCACCGGGCTGCATCCAACCACGCAACTGGCGGTAGAGGTCCTCGAGGGAGCGGTCGGTCCCGGGCACGACGTCATCGACGTGGGCACGGGCTCCGGTGTCCTGGCGATCGTCGCGGCCCTGAGCGGTGCGCGGCGCGTGCGCGCCGTCGACACCGATGCGGACGCTGTGCGGACGGCGCGGGCCAACGTGGCCAAGAACGGTTGTGGCGACCGGGTGTCGGTGGTGCAGGGACGGCTGCCGCTCCACAGTTGCGACGCGGCGGACATCGTGGTGGCCAACATTGTGGCTGACACGCACCTGCGCAGTCTCGACCACTACCGCGCCGCCGTGCGCCGAGACGGTCGCGTGATCCTGGGGGGCATCACGTCGGCCAGGAGCGCCGAGATGCAGGAGGCGGTTGCCCACCATGGACTCGATGTCGAGAGCGTGTTGTGCCGGGATGGGTGGGAATGCCTTAACCTCAGCGTGCCGCCGGCGGGAGACTCTTGA
- the dnaJ gene encoding molecular chaperone DnaJ, giving the protein MSSKPDYYDVLGVGRDASEAEIRRAFRKLAREYHPDVSKAPDADAKFKQINEAYEVLRDAEKRQMYDRFGHADARGGFGAGVDDFAGVGDIFDAFFGRGTSRTRRTEHRGGDLRAVVAMDFIESVFGATKVVDYERHEPCGACGGDGAEPGTKPTTCRMCRGAGQVQRTQQSLFGQFVNVATCPRCHGEGREITEPCSGCRGTGLERRAMSREIEIPAGLAPGTELRLSGAGDHGRNRGTPGDLYVAIEVEPHPQLEREGDDIVSDLALNIAEAALGSTVEIPTVDGEETVTVPAGTQPGTVLKLRGRGVPRYRGSGRGDQRITVKVVVPKKLSSDQRQVLEQLRESLPAGRDADGRSFVEKARAAFR; this is encoded by the coding sequence GTGAGCAGCAAGCCCGACTACTACGACGTGCTGGGGGTCGGTCGAGACGCCTCCGAAGCCGAGATTCGCCGTGCCTTCCGCAAGCTGGCGCGTGAATACCACCCGGACGTCAGCAAGGCGCCGGATGCCGACGCCAAGTTCAAGCAGATCAACGAGGCCTACGAGGTGTTGCGCGACGCGGAGAAGCGGCAGATGTATGACCGCTTCGGACACGCCGACGCGCGCGGCGGATTCGGGGCCGGGGTCGACGACTTCGCCGGCGTCGGTGACATCTTCGACGCGTTCTTCGGGCGCGGCACCTCGCGCACCCGCAGAACGGAGCATCGCGGCGGCGATCTTCGCGCCGTCGTGGCGATGGACTTCATCGAGTCGGTGTTCGGCGCGACGAAGGTGGTCGACTACGAGCGCCACGAGCCGTGCGGCGCCTGCGGGGGCGATGGCGCCGAGCCGGGCACCAAGCCGACAACTTGCCGGATGTGTCGAGGCGCCGGGCAGGTGCAACGGACTCAGCAATCGCTCTTCGGACAGTTCGTGAATGTCGCGACGTGTCCGCGCTGCCACGGCGAGGGGCGCGAGATCACGGAGCCGTGCTCCGGGTGCCGCGGCACCGGGCTGGAGCGCCGTGCCATGAGCCGGGAAATTGAGATTCCCGCCGGGTTGGCGCCCGGCACCGAGTTGCGTCTCTCGGGCGCCGGCGATCACGGCAGAAATCGCGGCACGCCGGGAGATCTCTATGTCGCGATTGAGGTCGAGCCTCATCCGCAGCTCGAGCGGGAGGGCGACGACATCGTGAGCGATCTCGCGCTCAACATCGCCGAAGCCGCCCTTGGGAGCACGGTGGAGATTCCGACGGTCGACGGTGAGGAAACCGTGACGGTCCCGGCCGGCACGCAGCCCGGCACGGTGCTCAAGCTGCGCGGCCGCGGCGTGCCGCGGTATCGCGGATCGGGACGGGGCGATCAGCGCATCACGGTCAAGGTGGTGGTTCCCAAGAAGCTGTCGTCGGACCAGCGGCAGGTGCTGGAACAGCTGCGGGAGTCGCTGCCCGCCGGGCGCGATGCCGATGGCCGAAGCTTCGTCGAGAAGGCACGCGCCGCATTTCGGTGA
- a CDS encoding nucleotide exchange factor GrpE, with amino-acid sequence MAEAEPRESEAPDDQAPRVDDDDRPTIRVTDRRAASGSADQPEADAGSSEPSTDEAPDLERRHRDLLNRLTRVQADFANYRRRTEADARERASFANMAIAFDILRVIDGFERAFQSLPSELRLLSWVDGIALTQAQLLGALEAHGVTPIECKRGDAIDTAIHEVVMSDDGDGPMAVAEQLQRGYRMHDRVLRPTLVKSAPAASLESEAESTASDDAKPADGGVG; translated from the coding sequence ATGGCGGAAGCCGAACCTCGTGAATCTGAGGCGCCGGACGACCAGGCGCCACGGGTCGACGACGACGATCGTCCGACCATTCGCGTGACCGATCGCCGTGCGGCGTCGGGCTCCGCGGATCAGCCAGAGGCCGATGCGGGATCGTCCGAGCCGTCGACCGACGAGGCGCCCGATCTCGAACGGCGACATCGGGATCTTCTCAATCGACTCACGCGGGTGCAGGCCGACTTCGCCAACTACCGGCGACGCACTGAGGCCGACGCGCGGGAACGCGCCTCGTTCGCCAACATGGCGATCGCGTTCGACATCTTGCGGGTGATTGACGGATTCGAACGCGCGTTTCAGTCGCTGCCGAGCGAACTGCGGTTGCTGAGCTGGGTGGACGGGATCGCGCTGACGCAGGCTCAGCTGCTGGGCGCGCTGGAAGCGCACGGCGTCACGCCGATCGAGTGCAAACGCGGCGACGCCATCGACACCGCGATCCACGAGGTGGTGATGTCGGACGACGGCGACGGTCCGATGGCGGTGGCCGAGCAGCTGCAGCGCGGTTATCGCATGCACGACCGGGTGTTGCGTCCGACGCTCGTCAAATCGGCGCCGGCGGCCAGCCTGGAGTCGGAGGCCGAGTCGACGGCCTCGGATGACGCGAAACCGGCCGACGGCGGCGTGGGCTAA
- a CDS encoding undecaprenyl-phosphate glucose phosphotransferase, translating to MTWVRRNWEGLEATGTVALDVAALLAATAIAYVVRFRLGWGPEVASNRFLFFVPVNLTFTVASVLAGLALGLYTRHRTAGPLDRVVRTAGAVTVGALLTVAATFFVIQDRLEFVRLLVAYMWLAGIVLVVVGRSLLIGVRQALNRFGIGITRVIVVGAGTEGTEVLARLFDERTRRFRVVGFVDDFATSVTAGGQQVPVLGRVDSLAGVLSEHQVDKVVVAIPSLSHDALLGILEQTEASFTDVWLLPDLFQLMVSPVTTGGIRGLPLMAVNDVRLQGLRRFTKRSLDLAGAMFGMVVLSVPMVLVALAIRLDSAGPVFYVQQRVGRDQRRFPIVKFRTMHRDAELSGQTWTVANDPRITRVGRWLRRYWIDELPQLINVIRGDMSLVGPRPERTSYVRQFEREYSRYMVRHRERAGMTGWAQVNGLRGNSSIDERTRYDLYYVENWSLLFDLRILMRTLRIVMRGDVA from the coding sequence TTGACCTGGGTTCGACGCAACTGGGAGGGACTCGAGGCCACGGGAACGGTGGCCTTGGACGTTGCGGCGTTGCTCGCGGCCACCGCCATCGCGTACGTCGTGCGATTCCGGTTGGGGTGGGGGCCCGAAGTGGCGTCGAACCGGTTTCTCTTCTTCGTGCCGGTCAACCTCACCTTCACGGTTGCGAGCGTCCTGGCTGGGCTCGCCCTCGGCCTGTACACGCGGCATCGCACGGCAGGTCCGCTGGATCGGGTTGTGCGAACGGCCGGGGCGGTCACCGTCGGCGCGCTGCTCACGGTGGCCGCCACGTTTTTCGTGATCCAGGATCGACTCGAATTCGTGCGCCTGCTCGTGGCGTACATGTGGCTGGCCGGCATCGTGCTGGTGGTTGTCGGACGATCACTGCTCATCGGGGTGCGGCAGGCGCTGAATCGCTTCGGCATCGGGATCACGCGCGTCATCGTGGTCGGGGCTGGAACCGAGGGCACCGAGGTGCTGGCGCGGCTGTTTGACGAGCGCACGCGGCGATTCCGGGTGGTCGGCTTTGTGGACGACTTTGCCACTTCGGTGACCGCCGGCGGCCAGCAAGTGCCGGTGCTGGGTCGCGTGGACTCGCTGGCGGGCGTGCTGAGCGAGCACCAGGTCGACAAGGTGGTGGTGGCTATCCCGTCGCTTTCGCACGACGCGCTGCTGGGCATTCTTGAGCAGACCGAGGCGTCGTTTACCGACGTGTGGCTGCTGCCGGACTTGTTCCAGCTGATGGTGTCGCCGGTGACCACGGGCGGGATTCGCGGGCTGCCGTTGATGGCCGTCAACGACGTTCGGCTCCAGGGGCTGCGCCGATTCACCAAGCGCTCGCTGGACCTCGCGGGCGCGATGTTCGGAATGGTCGTCTTGTCGGTTCCGATGGTGCTGGTCGCGCTCGCCATCCGCTTGGACTCTGCCGGGCCCGTGTTCTACGTCCAGCAGCGCGTCGGTCGCGATCAGCGGCGATTTCCGATCGTCAAGTTTCGGACGATGCACCGCGACGCGGAACTCAGCGGCCAGACATGGACCGTTGCGAACGATCCGCGGATCACTCGCGTTGGTCGCTGGCTCCGGCGCTACTGGATCGATGAACTGCCGCAGCTGATCAACGTGATACGTGGGGACATGAGCCTTGTGGGCCCACGGCCCGAGCGGACGTCCTACGTGCGCCAGTTCGAGCGCGAGTATTCTCGCTATATGGTCCGTCACCGTGAGCGCGCCGGGATGACCGGTTGGGCACAGGTCAATGGGTTGCGCGGCAATTCGTCAATCGACGAGCGTACGCGATATGACCTGTACTACGTGGAAAACTGGTCCTTGCTGTTCGATCTTCGAATTCTGATGCGCACGCTGCGAATTGTGATGCGGGGCGATGTCGCGTAG
- a CDS encoding glycosyltransferase family 2 protein: MTVDVSIIIVTYNVPDLLQRCLATIPDSTGGLSAEVLVVDNGSGYGTWDSIVSRPDVQAIRGSRELGFGRGNNLAASRARGRWLLFLNPDTEFTPLGLRRLVERGDADPALGILGPRLELADGSLDPAACRSFPTPASAALRLLRWPRRLPPRGVRPYNVAPSSRREAMVDAVSGACMLVRAEAFRRVGGFDPQFFTYGEDLDLGYRIRQAGWPTLFVPSVVVRHLKRQSTRQRAVRARVEFYRAIWLYYRKHRQRDGVWLRAVVTAAIVVLALGAVARQVARQMLALGRRKGAVS, encoded by the coding sequence ATGACCGTGGATGTCTCGATCATCATCGTCACGTACAACGTGCCCGACCTCTTGCAGCGATGCCTGGCGACTATCCCGGACTCGACCGGCGGGCTGTCGGCGGAGGTCTTGGTGGTGGACAACGGCTCCGGCTACGGCACCTGGGACAGCATCGTGTCCCGGCCGGACGTGCAGGCGATTCGGGGCAGCCGCGAGCTGGGATTCGGCCGGGGCAACAATCTTGCCGCTTCGCGCGCACGGGGACGGTGGTTGCTGTTCCTCAATCCCGATACGGAGTTCACGCCGCTCGGACTCCGGCGCCTGGTGGAGCGCGGCGATGCCGATCCCGCGCTGGGCATCCTGGGGCCGCGGCTCGAGCTGGCCGATGGATCGTTGGACCCGGCGGCGTGCCGCTCGTTTCCGACGCCTGCCTCCGCGGCATTGCGCTTGCTCCGCTGGCCTCGCCGCCTGCCGCCGCGCGGTGTGCGGCCCTATAACGTTGCGCCTTCCTCCAGACGCGAAGCAATGGTGGACGCGGTTTCCGGCGCGTGCATGCTGGTGCGCGCCGAGGCCTTTCGCCGGGTCGGCGGCTTCGACCCGCAGTTCTTCACCTACGGCGAAGACCTCGACCTCGGATATCGCATTCGACAGGCCGGCTGGCCGACCCTCTTCGTGCCGTCGGTGGTGGTGCGGCACCTCAAGCGGCAATCAACGCGGCAGCGCGCCGTCCGTGCGCGAGTGGAATTCTATCGAGCCATTTGGCTTTACTATCGGAAGCACCGGCAACGTGACGGTGTTTGGCTGCGGGCGGTCGTCACCGCCGCGATCGTCGTCCTAGCGCTTGGCGCCGTTGCCCGCCAAGTCGCTCGCCAAATGTTGGCGCTGGGTCGGCGCAAGGGGGCAGTGAGTTGA
- a CDS encoding glycosyltransferase gives MTVAVCATVLNEARDAQALAESLRSQRRTPDELVIVDGGSSDGTVEILRESLAGMEGVQVIAAPGSNISAGRNLAARSVTSDLIAFTDAGIVRSPDWLGALVDAAERAPLAAGAFGYILAAPGNAVETAIGAVGLPFAREIDPAHYPPSGGSVLLRRQWFDQVGGFPEWLDYGEDLWLDRRIWAEGGWFVHAPGADVWNRPRSSLPAFFRQYFHYASGDGRAGMLGKRHAARFAAYAVGLSLVRRPSWGRIALLAFLGYRYLGRPIARARAMPGGGSAAPALVPLVRVVGDAAKMLGYAAGCWRRLRG, from the coding sequence ATGACGGTGGCGGTGTGCGCGACGGTCCTCAACGAGGCCCGCGACGCCCAAGCATTGGCCGAGAGTCTTCGGTCGCAGCGCCGGACACCTGACGAACTCGTCATCGTCGACGGTGGATCGAGCGACGGGACTGTCGAGATTCTGCGGGAGTCCCTGGCCGGCATGGAGGGCGTGCAGGTCATCGCCGCGCCCGGCAGCAACATTTCGGCCGGTCGAAACCTGGCGGCGCGCTCGGTGACGTCCGACCTGATCGCCTTCACCGATGCGGGAATCGTCCGGTCGCCGGATTGGCTTGGGGCGCTGGTGGATGCCGCGGAGCGGGCGCCGCTCGCCGCCGGGGCGTTTGGCTACATCCTGGCCGCGCCCGGCAACGCCGTCGAAACGGCCATTGGCGCCGTGGGGCTTCCGTTCGCGCGGGAGATCGATCCGGCGCACTATCCGCCGAGCGGTGGGTCGGTGCTGCTGCGACGGCAATGGTTTGATCAAGTCGGCGGTTTTCCCGAGTGGCTCGACTACGGCGAGGATCTGTGGCTCGATCGGAGGATCTGGGCCGAGGGCGGTTGGTTTGTTCACGCTCCGGGCGCCGACGTTTGGAATCGACCGCGTTCGAGCCTGCCGGCATTCTTCCGCCAGTATTTTCACTACGCGTCGGGCGATGGCCGGGCCGGCATGCTCGGGAAACGCCACGCCGCGCGCTTCGCGGCCTACGCCGTGGGTCTATCCCTGGTACGGCGGCCATCGTGGGGCCGCATCGCGCTGCTCGCGTTCCTGGGCTATCGATACCTGGGCCGACCGATCGCGCGGGCGCGGGCAATGCCCGGCGGTGGATCGGCTGCACCGGCTCTCGTCCCGCTCGTGCGGGTGGTTGGCGACGCGGCCAAAATGCTGGGCTATGCGGCGGGCTGTTGGCGTCGGCTGAGGGGCTAG
- a CDS encoding glycosyltransferase → MSVLVVTPSVPWPPTHGAAVRNSAFITTLAEEYDVDVITLAGARERVRPHPNARSTTAIRLRRAPLWRRLANAAVGPAPDLVFRHRTPELRAAVQQRLVAGGVEAVQVEGLQLAHIVHDVAASTEGERRRPPVVFDAHNVEWRIQSQLANLARGARAWHSRRQAALLHGVERWVVGAADAVVASSAADAASLATLGNRSVAAIPHPVPAPAEPPGADCESELPRVLLAANFAYRPNILGAEWLFGTVWPAVLRRVPEAELRVVGPGSLSLRAIAPARCSVGGLVDDFEAEQREAWLSTSPAPVGSGAPLKVLQSLAQARPVVVQAKGLAGLARSLAGIAAADSAAAFADAIADLLQGHERRREMGRSGHAYVAEHHAPPLVGKALVDVHGDLRDWGQDGGAG, encoded by the coding sequence GTGAGCGTCCTCGTCGTCACGCCGTCGGTCCCGTGGCCGCCGACGCATGGCGCGGCGGTGCGCAACAGCGCGTTCATCACGACGCTCGCCGAGGAGTACGACGTTGACGTGATCACCCTCGCCGGCGCGCGCGAGCGTGTGCGCCCGCACCCGAATGCGCGCAGCACAACCGCCATCCGCCTGCGGCGGGCGCCATTGTGGCGACGTCTGGCCAACGCCGCCGTCGGACCTGCGCCTGATCTTGTGTTTCGCCACCGCACGCCGGAGCTTCGAGCCGCCGTGCAGCAGCGCCTTGTCGCGGGCGGTGTCGAGGCGGTGCAGGTGGAAGGCTTGCAGCTGGCGCACATCGTGCACGACGTGGCTGCCTCCACCGAAGGTGAGCGGCGACGGCCGCCCGTGGTCTTTGACGCACACAACGTGGAATGGCGCATTCAGAGCCAACTCGCCAATCTCGCGCGCGGCGCACGCGCCTGGCACTCGCGGCGGCAGGCGGCGCTGCTGCATGGCGTCGAGCGGTGGGTCGTAGGTGCGGCTGATGCCGTGGTCGCCTCGTCGGCGGCCGACGCCGCGTCGCTGGCGACGCTCGGCAATCGCTCGGTCGCGGCGATTCCACACCCGGTTCCGGCGCCGGCGGAGCCGCCCGGCGCCGACTGCGAGTCCGAACTGCCGCGCGTGCTGCTGGCCGCCAATTTCGCCTACCGCCCGAACATCCTTGGGGCCGAGTGGCTGTTTGGCACCGTGTGGCCCGCGGTGCTGCGACGCGTGCCGGAGGCCGAGCTGCGAGTGGTGGGTCCGGGGTCGCTGAGCCTGCGCGCGATTGCCCCGGCGCGCTGCAGCGTGGGCGGGCTGGTTGATGACTTCGAGGCGGAGCAGCGGGAAGCCTGGCTCAGCACCTCGCCCGCGCCGGTGGGGTCGGGGGCGCCGCTGAAGGTGCTGCAATCCCTCGCCCAGGCGCGCCCCGTTGTGGTTCAAGCCAAGGGGCTTGCGGGGCTGGCGCGGTCACTGGCCGGCATTGCCGCGGCGGACTCGGCCGCGGCGTTTGCCGACGCCATTGCCGATCTGCTGCAGGGCCACGAGCGACGGCGCGAGATGGGGCGAAGCGGCCACGCTTACGTCGCCGAGCACCATGCACCGCCGCTTGTGGGAAAGGCGCTGGTGGACGTCCACGGCGACCTGCGGGATTGGGGACAGGATGGAGGCGCGGGATGA
- a CDS encoding glycosyltransferase family 1 protein: MSAPRWSSFGAAPDVRVALDGRMLHRDRAGIGRYIWELQQAIAELGDPRLDVMLLLDPRDRRHRGAALPVRSAPAPARHRLERATLAWGLRTFDAAHFPDHALPPGVRTPSAVTVMDVSFLTHPSAYDPSSLEFYGTAIRRLSRAAHVITLSAHVRDQLLERNLIPQDRVSVVHAAPATPLHAGCDSNPTGKGYALMVGTVQPRKNHVHAASAWVRSKAARAMPLLVAGALGYQGVDIVRTVRMLDRQARVRFIGSVSDAMLGVLYRHASLLLQPSLDEGFGLPVLEAMRAGTPCVISDIGALREVAADAALYVDPQDPVALTDAIDQVVGDPSLRAKLRSAGRERAAGFSWARAAAATLSVYDRLT; the protein is encoded by the coding sequence TTGTCGGCGCCACGCTGGTCGTCGTTCGGCGCAGCCCCTGACGTGCGCGTCGCTCTCGACGGCCGGATGCTGCATCGCGACCGCGCGGGGATCGGCCGGTATATCTGGGAGCTCCAGCAGGCCATCGCCGAGCTAGGCGATCCCAGACTCGACGTCATGCTTCTGCTCGATCCGCGCGACCGGCGCCACCGTGGCGCCGCGCTGCCGGTCCGATCCGCGCCGGCGCCGGCACGGCATCGCTTGGAACGGGCGACGCTGGCCTGGGGGCTACGGACATTCGACGCGGCGCATTTTCCCGACCACGCCCTGCCGCCCGGCGTGCGGACGCCGAGCGCAGTGACGGTCATGGACGTTTCCTTCCTGACCCACCCATCGGCGTACGACCCATCGAGCCTCGAGTTCTATGGCACTGCCATTCGGCGACTGTCCAGGGCGGCGCACGTGATCACCTTGTCGGCGCACGTTCGCGATCAGCTCCTGGAGCGGAATCTCATCCCTCAGGACCGTGTCAGCGTCGTTCACGCGGCGCCAGCGACCCCGCTGCATGCGGGCTGCGATTCGAATCCGACCGGCAAGGGCTACGCCCTGATGGTGGGAACAGTGCAACCACGCAAGAACCACGTGCATGCCGCGAGCGCGTGGGTGCGCTCCAAGGCCGCGCGCGCCATGCCGCTGCTGGTGGCGGGCGCCCTTGGCTATCAAGGCGTCGATATCGTGAGAACCGTGAGGATGTTGGATCGTCAGGCACGGGTGCGGTTCATCGGCTCGGTGTCGGACGCGATGCTGGGAGTGCTCTATCGACATGCGAGCCTGTTGCTGCAGCCATCGCTCGACGAAGGGTTTGGGTTGCCGGTGCTCGAGGCCATGCGGGCCGGGACGCCCTGCGTCATTTCCGACATTGGCGCCCTGCGGGAAGTGGCGGCCGATGCGGCGCTGTACGTGGACCCGCAGGATCCCGTGGCGCTGACGGACGCAATCGACCAGGTCGTGGGCGATCCGTCGCTGCGCGCGAAACTGCGATCGGCCGGACGCGAGCGAGCCGCCGGGTTTTCCTGGGCGCGGGCCGCCGCGGCCACCCTGTCGGTTTACGACCGCCTCACGTGA
- a CDS encoding O-antigen ligase family protein yields the protein MTPAVALAAGLAGWMAARLQPSAAMAGGVLLVGALAVVRRPALGLGGLLALAIVAPFVIVPVRVGAQPPVIAVLLALLIGATALAMVRGSRTLSRDRILIVQALYLLLVLLATGIAWPIERDFEALQTGLKLAMAAAVPLLVVMWLPRSSIRRHGQLVIVGAAAVQAALAVALHLAGDVGIRFLEALSPAGYPAADIQRFLPDEVTPRATGLLVDPNVLGVTLAMALPFAMVGCTGSARRFALQATAIGLIAAALMLTLSRGSWVGAAVAALYVIASTRPRLGAGLALAGALGLIVPWPGGLGEAMRAAVVQRDLSDALRLGELQEAARVIGRYPWFGVGYGASPDADVFVGVSNTWLWIAERAGVLAAASALGVVVATTARAVRVVRRDPMARACAAGLAALLAASLVDHHLASFQHLAVLGGVLVGATLVVVRRSP from the coding sequence TTGACGCCGGCAGTTGCGCTCGCCGCCGGACTTGCCGGATGGATGGCCGCGCGGCTGCAGCCGTCGGCGGCGATGGCCGGTGGCGTGTTGCTGGTTGGCGCCCTCGCGGTCGTCCGACGGCCCGCGTTGGGGCTGGGCGGACTGCTGGCCCTGGCGATCGTGGCGCCGTTCGTGATCGTGCCGGTGCGCGTGGGCGCTCAACCGCCCGTGATCGCGGTGCTCTTGGCCCTCCTGATCGGCGCCACGGCGCTGGCCATGGTCCGGGGCAGCCGAACGCTCTCCCGAGACCGCATCCTGATCGTCCAGGCTCTCTACCTGCTGCTCGTTCTCCTGGCCACGGGGATTGCCTGGCCCATCGAGCGGGATTTCGAGGCGCTGCAGACGGGCCTCAAGCTGGCGATGGCCGCGGCGGTCCCGCTACTGGTTGTGATGTGGCTGCCGCGGTCGTCAATCAGGCGCCATGGACAACTGGTGATCGTTGGCGCCGCGGCGGTCCAGGCCGCGCTGGCCGTGGCGCTGCACCTGGCCGGGGACGTTGGCATCCGGTTCCTGGAGGCGCTGTCTCCGGCCGGCTATCCCGCAGCCGACATTCAGCGGTTCCTGCCCGACGAGGTCACGCCGCGCGCCACGGGACTGCTCGTGGATCCGAACGTTCTGGGCGTCACGCTGGCCATGGCGCTGCCGTTCGCGATGGTTGGTTGCACCGGGTCGGCGCGTCGGTTCGCGCTCCAGGCGACGGCCATTGGTCTGATCGCGGCGGCGCTCATGCTCACGCTGTCGAGGGGCTCCTGGGTGGGCGCCGCGGTGGCGGCGCTTTACGTCATCGCGAGCACACGCCCGCGATTGGGCGCCGGGCTCGCGCTGGCCGGTGCGCTTGGGCTGATCGTGCCGTGGCCGGGGGGGCTGGGGGAGGCGATGCGTGCGGCAGTGGTGCAGCGCGACCTTTCCGACGCCCTGCGGCTGGGCGAACTGCAGGAGGCGGCCCGCGTGATTGGTCGGTATCCCTGGTTTGGCGTGGGCTACGGCGCTTCGCCTGACGCGGACGTTTTTGTCGGTGTATCGAATACGTGGCTATGGATCGCGGAGCGCGCCGGCGTGCTTGCGGCGGCAAGCGCGCTGGGCGTGGTCGTTGCCACGACGGCGCGGGCCGTCCGTGTCGTACGACGCGACCCGATGGCGCGCGCGTGCGCGGCGGGGCTGGCGGCGCTGCTCGCGGCCTCCCTGGTCGACCACCACTTGGCGAGCTTCCAGCACCTGGCCGTGCTGGGCGGCGTCCTTGTCGGCGCCACGCTGGTCGTCGTTCGGCGCAGCCCCTGA